The following proteins are co-located in the Natator depressus isolate rNatDep1 chromosome 4, rNatDep2.hap1, whole genome shotgun sequence genome:
- the NPY2R gene encoding neuropeptide Y receptor type 2 isoform X1, with amino-acid sequence MLTTGTRVPGAGSSALPAPARDSSTAYFGVVQLAATMGPMGVLVEENRTKEVKMELYTRLYLPGLTTPLSELASDPKPELKDSTNLVEVQIVLIIAYCFIILLGVMGNSLVIHVVIKFKSMRTVTNFFIANLAVADLLVNTLCLPFTLVYTLLGEWKLGPVLCHLVPYAQGLAVHVSTVTLTVIALDRHRCIVYHLESKISKRISFLIIGVAWAVSALLASPLAIFREYSLIEIIPDFRIVVCSEKWPGEGQLNYGTIYSVSMLLIQYVLPLAIISYAYTRIWTKLKNHVSPGAGNDHYHHRRRKTTKMLVCVVVVFAVSWLPFHAFQLVSDIDSKVLDLKEYKLIYTVFHVIAMCSTFVNPLLYGWMNSNYRTAFLAAFQCEQRLDSIHPEVSGAFKAKKNLEAKKNHCTGAPTNV; translated from the coding sequence AGACAGCTCCACTGCTTATTTTGGAGTAGTCCAGTTAGCTGCAACCATGGGCCCTATGGGAGTACTGGTGGAAGAGAACCGCACAAAAGAAGTGAAAATGGAGCTGTACACCAGGCTATACTTGCCAGGCCTCACCACACCACTCAGTGAGCTGGCATCTGACCCCAAACCAGAACTGAAAGACAGTACCAACCTGGTCGAGGTGCAGATAGTCCTCATCATTGCCTATTGCTTCATCATCCTGCTGGGGGTGATGGGCAACTCCCTGGTGATCCATGTGGTCATCAAGTTCAAGAGCATGCGTACTGTGACTAACTTTTTCATTGCCAACCTGGCTGTAGCTGATCTGCTGGTGAATACACTGTGCCTGCCCTTCACCTTAGTTTACACACTGTTGGGAGAATGGAAGCTGGGCCCAGTGCTGTGCCACCTGGTGCCTTATGCCCAGGGCCTTGCAGTGCACGTGTCAACTGTCACCTTGACTGTGATTGCCTTGGACCGGCACCGCTGCATTGTTTATCACTTGGAGAGCAAAATCTCCAAGCGAATAAGCTTCTTGATCATTGGCGTTGCCTGGGCTGTCAGTGCACTACTGGCTAGTCCCCTGGCCATCTTCCGTGAGTACTCTCTGATTGAGATCATTCCTGATTTCAGGATTGTGGTCTGCTCTGAGAAGTGGCCTGGTGAGGGGCAACTCAACTATGGCACCATCTACAGTGTCTCTATGCTCCTGATCCAATATGTTTTGCCTCTGGCAATCATCTCCTATGCCTACACCCGTATCTGGACCAAACTAAAGAACCAtgtcagccctggggctgggaatgatCACTACCACCATCGGCGGCGGAAGACCACTAAGATGCTGGTGTGCGTGGTTGTGGTGTTTGCTGTAAGCTGGCTGCCCTTTCACGCTTTCCAGCTTGTCAGTGACATTGACAGTAAAGTGTTAGATCTGAAGGAGTACAAGCTAATCTACACAGTGTTTCATGTCATTGCCATGTGCTCAACCTTTGTTAACCCTCTTCTCTATGGCTGGATGAACAGCAACTACAGGACAGCCTTCCTCGCAGCCTTCCAATGCGAACAGCGACTGGATTCCATTCACCCTGAGGTATCAGGAGCATTCAAAGCCAAGAAGAACTTGGAAGCAAAAAAGAATCATTGCACTGGAGCCCCTACCAATGTCTAA
- the NPY2R gene encoding neuropeptide Y receptor type 2 isoform X2: MGPMGVLVEENRTKEVKMELYTRLYLPGLTTPLSELASDPKPELKDSTNLVEVQIVLIIAYCFIILLGVMGNSLVIHVVIKFKSMRTVTNFFIANLAVADLLVNTLCLPFTLVYTLLGEWKLGPVLCHLVPYAQGLAVHVSTVTLTVIALDRHRCIVYHLESKISKRISFLIIGVAWAVSALLASPLAIFREYSLIEIIPDFRIVVCSEKWPGEGQLNYGTIYSVSMLLIQYVLPLAIISYAYTRIWTKLKNHVSPGAGNDHYHHRRRKTTKMLVCVVVVFAVSWLPFHAFQLVSDIDSKVLDLKEYKLIYTVFHVIAMCSTFVNPLLYGWMNSNYRTAFLAAFQCEQRLDSIHPEVSGAFKAKKNLEAKKNHCTGAPTNV; the protein is encoded by the coding sequence ATGGGCCCTATGGGAGTACTGGTGGAAGAGAACCGCACAAAAGAAGTGAAAATGGAGCTGTACACCAGGCTATACTTGCCAGGCCTCACCACACCACTCAGTGAGCTGGCATCTGACCCCAAACCAGAACTGAAAGACAGTACCAACCTGGTCGAGGTGCAGATAGTCCTCATCATTGCCTATTGCTTCATCATCCTGCTGGGGGTGATGGGCAACTCCCTGGTGATCCATGTGGTCATCAAGTTCAAGAGCATGCGTACTGTGACTAACTTTTTCATTGCCAACCTGGCTGTAGCTGATCTGCTGGTGAATACACTGTGCCTGCCCTTCACCTTAGTTTACACACTGTTGGGAGAATGGAAGCTGGGCCCAGTGCTGTGCCACCTGGTGCCTTATGCCCAGGGCCTTGCAGTGCACGTGTCAACTGTCACCTTGACTGTGATTGCCTTGGACCGGCACCGCTGCATTGTTTATCACTTGGAGAGCAAAATCTCCAAGCGAATAAGCTTCTTGATCATTGGCGTTGCCTGGGCTGTCAGTGCACTACTGGCTAGTCCCCTGGCCATCTTCCGTGAGTACTCTCTGATTGAGATCATTCCTGATTTCAGGATTGTGGTCTGCTCTGAGAAGTGGCCTGGTGAGGGGCAACTCAACTATGGCACCATCTACAGTGTCTCTATGCTCCTGATCCAATATGTTTTGCCTCTGGCAATCATCTCCTATGCCTACACCCGTATCTGGACCAAACTAAAGAACCAtgtcagccctggggctgggaatgatCACTACCACCATCGGCGGCGGAAGACCACTAAGATGCTGGTGTGCGTGGTTGTGGTGTTTGCTGTAAGCTGGCTGCCCTTTCACGCTTTCCAGCTTGTCAGTGACATTGACAGTAAAGTGTTAGATCTGAAGGAGTACAAGCTAATCTACACAGTGTTTCATGTCATTGCCATGTGCTCAACCTTTGTTAACCCTCTTCTCTATGGCTGGATGAACAGCAACTACAGGACAGCCTTCCTCGCAGCCTTCCAATGCGAACAGCGACTGGATTCCATTCACCCTGAGGTATCAGGAGCATTCAAAGCCAAGAAGAACTTGGAAGCAAAAAAGAATCATTGCACTGGAGCCCCTACCAATGTCTAA